One window from the genome of Hemiscyllium ocellatum isolate sHemOce1 chromosome 28, sHemOce1.pat.X.cur, whole genome shotgun sequence encodes:
- the LOC132829126 gene encoding cytochrome b-c1 complex subunit 8-like: protein MGRHFGNLIKVRHIITYTISPFEQRAFANYFSKGIPNTWRRFKGQVLWIVPPFVISYLIYTWATNEHEMSMRKNPADYVNDK, encoded by the coding sequence ATGGGTCGCCACTTTGGAAACTTGATCAAAGTGCGGCACATTATCACCTATACCATCTCTCCATTTGAACAAAGGGCATTTGCAAATTATTTCTCTAAAGGCATACCCAATACATGGAGGCGATTCAAGGGTCAAGTGTTATGGATTGTTCCACCATTTGTGATCTCATATCTTATTTATACCTGGGCCACAAATGAACATGAAATGTCAATGAGGAAGAATCCGGCTGACTATGTGAATGATAAATAA